From Nicotiana tabacum cultivar K326 chromosome 15, ASM71507v2, whole genome shotgun sequence, the proteins below share one genomic window:
- the LOC107816056 gene encoding uncharacterized protein LOC107816056, producing MKEHGNPKPVDIDATSATQKLTFSAESHEAKDTLAFVVRGNRSLQQGSKLEYYPHVMKDGVKMIRLNQIEVEEETRKWKSSLIGYVLAGSPSFKEMLKFVYDVLHFVDTPQVYLHDDKYFIFRFQSDEDKLKVLKYGPYTFNNRPVMLKQWVPDFDISKESNRIVPTWVILPGLPIQYWVTKNLGRIASYLGKPVCTDKLTTQGDRISNARILVDMDISQLLPNFILIEDENKGCKEQRLEYKWKPSYCQVLVIARRSMSLMINLNLIREKKSIAKEEDKSRKNNNQQHNGK from the coding sequence ATGAAAGAGCATGGGAATCCAAAACCAGTGGATATTGATGCGACTTCAGCAACACAGAAATTAACATTTTCAGCTGAATCGCATGAAGCGAAGGATACTTTAGCATTTGTGGTACGAGGGAATCGATCCCTACAACAAGGATCGAAACTCGAGTACTACCCACATGTTATGAAAGATGGAGTAAAGATGATTCGGCTCAATCAAATTGAAGTAGAAGAAGAGACCCGGAAGTGGAAATCAAGCTTAATTGGCTATGTACTCGCTGGCTCACCTTCCTTCAAGGAGATGCTGAAATTCGTTTATGATGTTTTGCACTTTGTGGATACTCCACAGGTGTATTTACATGATGACAAATACTTTATCTTTCGATTTCAATCTGATGAAGACAAATTGAAGGTATTAAAGTATGGACCGTACACGTTTAATAATAGACCTGTGATGCTGAAGCAGTGGGTACCCGATTTTGACATTAGTAAGGAGTCCAATCGTATTGTTCCTACATGGGTAATCCTTCCTGGGTTGCCGATACAATATTGGGTAACTAAGAATTTGGGCAGAATCGCGAGCTATCTAGGTAAACCAGTATGTACTGATAAGTTAACAACACAAGGAGATAGAATTTCCAATGCTAGAATTCTGGTGGATATGGATATATCACAACTACTTCCTAATTTTATACTGATCGAAGATGAAAATAAGGGTTGTAAGGAGCAGAGGTTAGAATATAAATGGAAGCCTTCTTATTGCCAAGTACTGGTAATTGCAAGAAGGAGCATGAGTCTGATGATAAACCTGAACTTGATAAGGGAGAAGAAAAGTATTGCAAAGGAAGAAGACAAAAGCAGAAAAAATAACAACCAACAGCACAATGGAAAGTAA